The genome window ttccTGATAATGCCCTAAAATGGAACATTGCTTTTAAATGTCAATTGGGCTACAATGCGGAACTTCGgcaatacggattgaatccagcccttaaATCAAATTATTGTATCAATTTAAGCAAAAATAGTAAAATATGTGATGAACTAACTGATTGGATGGTCTTGTGGTCGATGAAAGAGACTATCAAATCCTCTTGAAGGGAGTGGTTACAACTATGACATCATCAAATTTTGAGCTCTGCCACAGATTTGTTTATGTAGAGTTCTATGTAGTAATGTCTGATTGGTCAACATTAGATTGTGATCATCATTATGGTAATAGACTATAGGTACAAAAGCACCACAGAGTCAAGATCACATTTGTATCACATTGTGACCAGAGAAAAATGATTCACATGTGATACATCACCATCTGCATGGCTGAGGAGAGGTAAGCTATGCTGAACTGAACAGAAAAATGTACTTAACCATCTTTTGAAATGGCAAAACACTTGTGGTATTTGTGAAAATATTTCCAATGAATAAGCAACAGTAAAgtacattttaatacattttattaagtGACAAAAATACAACATTTGAATTTGTTTAATTAAATCATCCACCATAATTTCCAACTAATATTCTATAATTGATGTTTTCATCTATAGTAATAATGTGACAATAATGTATCTTTTATATTTCAGATAAGATTCTTTCAACCACGACCATGGAACCAGGAACCAGTCTCAGCAAGGCTGATATTGTTGAGAATATACTTCTATGTTTTGAATCAGTGAATGGGTCTTGCAAAATGTCAATCTTTCCTCCAACAATACGAGTATTACTTTATCTCTTACTTGGCTCAATGTCTGTTCTCACAGTGTGTGGCAACCTTCTTGTAATCATCCCCATCATTCACTTCAAACAGCTCCACACcccaaccaactacctcatcctctctctggctgtgtcaGACCTCCTCTTGGGGGTTTTAGTGATGCCTCCCAGAATGGTATATTCACTGGAAAGCTGCTGGTATTTTGGAGATTTTCTCTGTAAAATATACACCAGCACTGATGTCACGTTGAGCAATATATCCATTCTTAacttgtgttttatttctattgaCCGGTATTATGCAGTGTGTCGCCCTCTCCTTTATAGAATTAAAATAACTGTTCAGGTTGTTCTGATTATGATTCTGGTCACCTGGACTGTTTCTGCTATAGTAGTGTTTGGTATAGTATTTCTGGAGCTCAGTACTTGGGGCGTGGAGGATTTTTACTATAAAAATGTTGCCTGTGAGGGACAATGTATTTTGTTTCAAAACAAAGCATCGAGTACTGTGTCTTTGGTGCTCTCATTCTACATCCCAGGAGTAGGGATGCTTAGCATCTACCTAAAGATTTTCCTAATAGCACAGAGACAGGCACGCTCAATTCAGCGTACAACCAATCAGAACTCTGTAGGCAAATCACAGATGAAGGCCACCAAAACACTTGCTGTCATTATAGGGGTATTTTTATCATTCTGGACACCCTTTTTTGTCATCAACAGCATTGATCCTTTTATTAGTTACTCTACCCCACCCATTTTGTTTGAAACATTTATATGGATTGGCTATTTCAATTCAAATATTAATCCCATAGTGTATGCTTTCTTTTACAGTTGGTTCAGGAGAGCATTTAGAATTATCATTTCTGGTCAAATATTTCAACCTGACTCTTCAGAAATACAATTGTTTTCTTAATcaatatgttttgttgttttggctctgtactccagcaccttGGATTTGAAATGTGATTTAATTTGAGGATATTTTGATCTATATCGGGTGAATTGTTTAGAAATTGCAGTCCTTTTTttacatagtcccccccattttagTAAACAAAAAGTTTTGGACCGAATTCACTTATGTGTGTTTTAAAGTAGTAACAAGTTAGgtttttggtcccatattcattgCACGCAACAATGACTACATccagcttgtgactctacaaattatATAAAtcgaaattaatggtaaataatgtattgtgtaattttggTGTCACTTTTACTTGATATTATGAGTAAGAaatttacagacgcacaaatatcatacatcCAACACATGCTAACCTCCCGTTATTGTAATGGTGCAAAGTTAGCATGCCTTGtgtgtatgatatttgtgcgtctaactttctcactcatcattattcacaattcattcaggttCATCCGTAATCATGATAGCATCCAGATAAAGGAATTCTTGCTTGAaggtaatgattaaataattctaccctgaattTAGGGATATGGTCTATATAGCCTGTAGAATGAGTAACTAAAGGGTTAAGCATAAGTCTCAGGAGATTGACTAGGATGGGAGAGGAATGGGGgtctgtgtgtttaagtaaacaccaagaactgttaaactgtggttgacctgacctagcttgaactctcaaggtttccctaatctcagagTACTAAAAATGTCGGCAGGATAAGGATTTACGGTTTTGAGAGTTCTGGGGAAGAAGACAATTAACTCTTGATgttagtgtgtaatgtgtgtgcgtAAATGAGGAGCCTGGTATATAATGATGTCTCTGTACAATGAACGGAAGAGCGCTCTGGTGAATAAACAGTCGtgactattgtaagctgggaattctgtctgttttttttaaaccagaaCTTTACGAACTCTGAGTTgcagaaggagtattttaattgaagttaacattgagaacataattctcataacacatccacattaatgtagaagtgttaagaaatgggcctcctgagtggaacagcggtctaaggcactgcatcacagtgcttgaggcgtcactgcagacccgggttcgatcccaggctgtgaaaaaggggtaaaatataacaacaaaataagtgtttagaaacatattctattattatttaaaataaaacatgaattcaaaatgacacaatacattaagtACCATTCAtatctattgggcacaaaataatctgaaacacaaccgaaaacaaacagcaaatacatccaacaaatgtgtagtcACAGGCTGGATGTAGTCATGGCGTGCTATGAATATGAGACAAACAAATGCACTTTTtattactttaatacacataagtgaatttgtcccaatacttttggagctcaccgTATGTCTAAAGTCAGTACTGACAAAGAAGTGTGACATGTGCCTTTGTTCTGTCCTTTATTAAACCATATCAGACACAGGTGTGTAGGTTTAAAAAACAAGTACAATCCAGTTGGCCCCAAAACATGAAATCAACCAATAGTAGGAGTTAGCCTCTCCTCTCACTTatattatacatacatacacacacaaacagtacatacacacacacacacacacacacacaaagtatatttttataggatctctatggatGTAGTATCCTTTCAGTTTGGTATTAATTGTTTTGTAACTCCAGCTGAATAAATTATGTTGTCTAAATGACATGGTGAAAACATGTTTGCACTTAGGTGATATTATTGAAATAAAGATTTTTTGTCTGTATTTTTTGAAGATCCTACTTTATACTTCACATGATACTGTATATCCCTTAATTTTCCTCCATCTCATAACAACTGACCAACAGTATGcacacaatatacagtaccagtcaaaagtttggacacacctattcattcaagggtttttctttatttttgctattttctacattgtagaaaagggaagacatcaaaactaagaaataacacatatggaatcatatagtaaccaaaaaagtgttaaacaaatcaaaatatattttatacttgaaattcttcaaagtagccaccctttgcctgatgtgcctatattttgatttggaacacatttttggttactaaattattgctgatgtgttatttcatagttttgatatctttactattattctacaatgtagaaaatagtaaaattaaagaaaaaccctggaatgtgtaggtgtgtccaaacttttgactggtactatacataTTAATCTGGAACTGTGAAACTGGCACATAATGTAGGTTGTAATGTGATAACAAATAAGTCATATGCTATATACATTGATTTTTTCCTTTTATGTTTACTTGTCCCTGTGTTTTCCATCTGTATCTGAGATGCAAACAAGATATGGTACATTTAGCCTCTGAAGCCCAGGCTTCTCAGGAAGGATGGCAACGTGAAATGGTACATTCAAATGCATTTTAAATACTCCAGGCATGTACTAGGCCTTTACTGTATCTATTTGTTTTCCCactttccattttttttacttcttCAGTAGAGCACCTGTCAGTTTTGTAGAGAAAAATATTATCAAGATGGATAACTCATTCCAGTCTGATTTCATACAGTATGagttttattgtatttttattttaataaatcaacataaatttTTATTCAAGAGCACATAACGAACAAGTACAGAACTCTGCAGTCTGTTCGTAAGATCGTAATGAGGATCACATACCAATATGAAGGCCGATATACCCCTTACAGAAAACCGCATTAATTTCACGTGAACACCTGAAGTGTTTCAAAATCAAATGTTTGGTCCCGCTTTAAATTACGTTCAGGTTATAAAGCCTTCATAAGCACTATATAAATGAGCTACAAAGCATCTATAACcatatgtcatgctttataaagggttcataactgtgtgacataaacaccattgtcaaatgtgacataacccactatgtcgaatatgatataaacatgtgctttataaagggtgacatgttgggCTGAAGGATGGCACGCGCTCTAAAGTAAGTCATGATGTTACACCTAATCTCGTTACCACCCTACTGTAACCTGTGTATGATGAGAGAAACTTCATAAATCGGTAGAACGTCAATAACCTATTCGTTGACACTTCATGTAGTGTCCTGTAACACTTCATTTGAAGTGAGTGTCACGTTCATCGTAAacattggaccaaaatgcagcgggaatgtgtatgctcatcgtCTTTATTGATAAAGAAACTaaacaaaacacttaaacaaaacagcGATGAAAAATCCAGTCTCGTAAGGTACAATGACTATacagagaaacaactacccacaaatcccatggacaaaacacccctattaaataggaccttcaattagaggcaacgagaaacagctgcctccaattgaaggtcaaaccaataaactagacatagaaatagaaaacctagaacaaacatagaaatacactaacatagaacattaacaaaaaaaaacgaaacaccctaaacaaacacccactgccacgccctgaccaaactataataacaaacaaccccttttactggtcaggacgtgacagtgagaCACCTTTGATaattcataacacatccataaacACTCTACATCACATGacgctgtcatgacgttggcctctttgggtacagggaggacagttggccccctcccctttgtaccatcccccaacataccttccccccaacccaggccctgtgtgaaagggttgtaaaaactctaagaggagaatctcctactacatgtttcatagagagacaaaggaaattcttccaactcatagaattggagaaccgagcgacgtgtgttctggagaaggtatggaagattggtgaagaatccagctacgaactggtccgcttggtacaattttgtgatactcagaagagacaatatagccatattaccataaaactgtttatataatagcctcagcgatgagacttgcatcataatggttgtataaaatgtattaataaggataaagctatttgtaatacattgagatgctatgtactgatgttaatgtgatagaattggatttctgtaccaagcttcactcagccatcggcacgccccccaagggacacagacaggaccaggcgtcatttgacaagcctgttcaagggtcactataaaactataccctgatttacatttctccagaccaggcctccactccgtTTTGAGTGGGCcagtaggttttaccatccaattcctctactgaaagtgaactataccacgtggttaacttttactatcgagaccgacagaataagaacaagtctttgatattaattattagtctgcagctaagtaaattatatcatcgaacgcgaagaccaacgaaacatccattctatgacgacattaatgaatgtcgctttgaaagatacattctaaccgagagagagagagagagagagagagagaactctccatcagaacgacgctcgaacaagaatcccgacgacactgagcgtaaatatatattgattgcaattgttcccgaatgagtgagcgttcaattgtcaattgtaatattaatgaactctgtaggtgtgcatcctcagctgacttttatgatccattgttcaacaggccgacctgcctgttagcccattagggcacattacgctACCAATCCTCTGTGACGATAAtttctgtttgtatgttttctgttaattacttagtgtagtaaataaatgattttaagacaattgatgtatggatgattttagtaaagactgggttcgtgcagatacaacaatttacgacgtttggaatgagactggactcgaggtaaaatacaccatttaaaccagaagataatcggcctatattataatataggaaagttatattaggaaaattataactttgtaatctgaatattctccttggtgccccgatctcctagttaattacaattaaacgattaatcagtttaatcgcgtgataataattacagggagttaattgataaacatgtcttcagtttaatggtaccccaaagacacgacaacgcTGTACTTACTTTAAGTCAGACCCCTTTGGTATTttataacacatacataaatgCCTTATATCATATGACTCTGTACTTACTATAAAGTCAGACACCTTTGGTCATTCATTACACATAAAGGCTTAATGATgtaaacacaaatgtattaacaCTCAGGGAATTATAACTAATAACTAACATATGtccttttatttttacatttttaaaacaatacaaatacattCAGTTTAAAAAAGTCCAGCAATGCAATTACATTGAACATTACACAGAGATGTGAACAGTGTAGCTT of Salmo trutta chromosome 1, fSalTru1.1, whole genome shotgun sequence contains these proteins:
- the LOC115193917 gene encoding trace amine-associated receptor 1-like — its product is MEPGTSLSKADIVENILLCFESVNGSCKMSIFPPTIRVLLYLLLGSMSVLTVCGNLLVIIPIIHFKQLHTPTNYLILSLAVSDLLLGVLVMPPRMVYSLESCWYFGDFLCKIYTSTDVTLSNISILNLCFISIDRYYAVCRPLLYRIKITVQVVLIMILVTWTVSAIVVFGIVFLELSTWGVEDFYYKNVACEGQCILFQNKASSTVSLVLSFYIPGVGMLSIYLKIFLIAQRQARSIQRTTNQNSVGKSQMKATKTLAVIIGVFLSFWTPFFVINSIDPFISYSTPPILFETFIWIGYFNSNINPIVYAFFYSWFRRAFRIIISGQIFQPDSSEIQLFS